One Fibrobacter sp. UBA4297 DNA window includes the following coding sequences:
- a CDS encoding iron-containing alcohol dehydrogenase, protein MDNFNFYSPTEFVFGKDRENECGELVKKYGGTKVLIHYGGGSAVRSGLIDRVKASLNAAGVSFVELGGVKPNPRDTLIYKGIEIVRQNGVDFILAVGGGSVIDSSKGIAVGSLYDGDFWDFYAKKLPVTKALPIGVVQTIAAAGSEGSGDSVVTKEEGMLKRDIGADVIRPRFAVQNPALLCTLPAYQTACGITDIMAHVFERYFTNTLEVETTDRLCEALLITMLKEGPRTMAEPANYEARANIMWAGTVAHNGLVGCGRSQDWNSHAIEHELSGLYDCAHGAGLAVIMPAWMEYVVDHNVMRFAQMATRVFGCQMNFENPKATALEGIKAFRKFLHSIGMPINFAELGAKEEDIPTLVEKLNPGDGWGFVPLKAKDVTAIYTIAAHATLD, encoded by the coding sequence ATGGATAACTTTAATTTCTACAGCCCCACGGAATTTGTATTTGGTAAAGACCGCGAAAACGAATGTGGTGAGCTCGTTAAAAAGTATGGCGGCACGAAGGTGCTGATTCATTACGGTGGTGGCTCTGCGGTGCGCTCCGGCTTGATTGACCGCGTTAAGGCGTCGCTCAATGCTGCGGGTGTTTCATTTGTGGAGCTCGGCGGTGTGAAGCCGAATCCGCGCGATACGCTCATTTACAAGGGCATCGAGATTGTTCGCCAGAACGGCGTCGACTTTATCCTTGCGGTGGGCGGCGGCTCCGTCATTGATAGCTCGAAGGGCATTGCCGTCGGTTCTCTTTACGATGGCGATTTTTGGGACTTTTATGCGAAAAAGTTGCCGGTCACGAAGGCGCTCCCGATTGGCGTGGTGCAGACGATTGCGGCCGCAGGTTCCGAAGGGAGCGGCGATTCTGTTGTGACAAAAGAAGAGGGAATGCTTAAGCGCGACATTGGTGCTGATGTGATTCGCCCGAGATTTGCGGTGCAGAATCCGGCTTTGCTCTGCACGTTGCCTGCTTATCAGACGGCTTGCGGCATTACCGACATCATGGCTCATGTGTTTGAACGCTACTTCACGAATACTTTGGAAGTCGAAACGACAGACCGCCTTTGCGAAGCTTTGCTCATTACGATGCTTAAGGAAGGTCCGCGCACCATGGCTGAACCTGCCAATTACGAGGCTCGTGCGAACATTATGTGGGCGGGTACGGTAGCCCACAATGGCCTTGTGGGCTGCGGGCGCAGTCAGGACTGGAATAGCCATGCAATTGAACATGAACTCTCGGGACTCTATGACTGTGCCCATGGCGCGGGGCTAGCTGTTATTATGCCGGCGTGGATGGAGTACGTGGTGGACCACAATGTGATGCGTTTTGCGCAAATGGCAACACGCGTTTTTGGCTGCCAGATGAATTTTGAAAACCCGAAAGCGACTGCGCTCGAAGGCATCAAGGCTTTCCGCAAGTTCCTGCATTCTATCGGTATGCCTATCAACTTTGCAGAACTCGGCGCGAAGGAAGAAGACATCCCGACGCTTGTCGAAAAACTGAATCCAGGCGATGGTTGGGGCTTTGTGCCGCTCAAGGCTAAGGACGTGACTGCTATTTATACGATTGCTGCGCATGCCACGTTAGATTAG
- a CDS encoding FISUMP domain-containing protein — MKLPAILFIAASSIAFTACDDVRVEKYPNGNVRFEATYVNDKKEGIEKEYYDDGTLKRESNYVNDRREGVTKEYYKDGTLQAELPYANGYIEGTVIRYHKNGKVATKAEYKQNKQVAFGETYNEDGSPATSGSYKDPRDGNSYEWIVIGDQLWTAENMNFATASGAICSQCNHWGRLYDFQNAQKACLEGFHMPSKAEWQKLLKVAGKKPGVALKAGYGWDPIKPESPIFGNGKDELGFGAKAGGAHFAKSDVAIKDRKFDEAGKKAYFWTSEGDVLVFFHDKDIAKFEKFNPEFGASLRCLKD; from the coding sequence ATGAAACTACCTGCCATCTTATTCATTGCGGCAAGCTCTATTGCTTTTACCGCCTGCGACGATGTTCGTGTTGAAAAATACCCGAACGGGAACGTCCGCTTCGAAGCCACCTACGTCAACGACAAGAAGGAAGGCATCGAAAAGGAATACTACGATGACGGTACGCTCAAGCGAGAATCCAATTACGTGAATGACCGCCGCGAGGGTGTGACCAAGGAATATTACAAGGACGGTACACTCCAGGCCGAACTCCCGTACGCGAACGGTTACATCGAAGGGACTGTTATCCGCTACCACAAGAACGGCAAAGTCGCGACAAAGGCTGAATACAAGCAAAATAAGCAAGTTGCCTTCGGTGAAACATACAACGAAGACGGCAGCCCCGCTACAAGCGGAAGCTACAAAGATCCGCGCGATGGAAACTCCTACGAATGGATTGTCATTGGCGACCAGCTCTGGACTGCAGAAAACATGAACTTCGCCACCGCCTCCGGTGCAATTTGTTCACAATGCAACCACTGGGGTCGCCTCTACGACTTCCAAAACGCACAAAAGGCTTGCCTCGAAGGATTCCACATGCCAAGCAAGGCTGAATGGCAAAAACTCCTGAAGGTCGCCGGCAAAAAACCGGGAGTCGCCCTCAAAGCTGGCTACGGCTGGGATCCGATCAAGCCGGAATCTCCAATTTTCGGAAACGGCAAGGATGAACTCGGATTTGGTGCAAAAGCTGGTGGCGCACACTTCGCCAAGAGCGATGTCGCAATAAAGGACCGCAAGTTTGATGAAGCGGGTAAAAAGGCATACTTCTGGACAAGCGAAGGAGACGTCCTCGTATTCTTCCACGATAAGGATATCGCCAAGTTCGAAAAGTTCAATCCAGAATTCGGCGCAAGCCTCCGCTGCTTGAAAGACTAG
- a CDS encoding glycosyl hydrolase family 8, whose amino-acid sequence MILDTRTMLQRYPTRDLFVEAGYGPNFADQLIQNAYSKLFEGDPIDERIYFEASDDMAYIIDIGHDDIRSEGMSYGMFIAALTDHEVTFDKLWNFSKRFVRNNDGPHKGYFSWQVNTTDFSMMDPGAAPDSEEYFAAALLIAAKRFNREDLLNDAKELIHDIKYKPQNELVGPIIDPERKLIKFSPVLGNDFTDPSYHTMAFYRMFAEATGDESWLEVAQASIEFLQKAAHPVTGLCADYAEYDGSPKAMPWFPESNNFSGDAWRVALNLSLDYAIFHGHESEKEICERILHFFQNCTPYLSDYSVDGGPYPHQGRNATPGLIAMNAAATQVLPFDDPRITPFVRRLAALSVPYRFWRYYDGMLYLIGLLATAGKITL is encoded by the coding sequence ATGATTTTGGATACCAGGACGATGTTGCAACGCTACCCGACGCGAGATTTATTTGTTGAAGCTGGATATGGTCCCAATTTTGCGGACCAGCTTATTCAGAATGCCTATAGCAAACTTTTTGAGGGCGATCCGATCGACGAGCGCATCTACTTTGAAGCGTCCGACGACATGGCATACATCATCGACATTGGACACGACGACATCCGTTCTGAAGGCATGAGCTACGGCATGTTCATTGCCGCGTTGACCGACCACGAAGTCACGTTCGACAAACTCTGGAACTTTTCCAAGCGCTTTGTCCGCAACAACGATGGTCCGCACAAAGGGTATTTTTCATGGCAAGTCAACACGACCGACTTTTCCATGATGGACCCAGGCGCAGCTCCTGATAGCGAAGAATACTTTGCCGCCGCCCTCCTTATCGCCGCAAAGAGATTCAACCGCGAAGACCTCCTCAACGATGCCAAGGAGCTCATCCATGATATCAAGTACAAACCGCAAAACGAACTTGTAGGCCCGATTATCGATCCGGAACGCAAACTCATCAAGTTCTCCCCCGTTCTCGGCAACGACTTTACCGACCCAAGCTACCACACAATGGCATTCTACCGCATGTTCGCCGAAGCAACAGGCGATGAATCCTGGCTTGAAGTCGCACAGGCGAGCATTGAATTTTTGCAGAAGGCGGCCCACCCGGTCACCGGTCTTTGCGCTGATTACGCCGAATACGACGGCTCACCAAAGGCCATGCCCTGGTTCCCCGAAAGCAACAACTTTAGCGGAGACGCATGGCGAGTGGCTCTCAACTTGAGCCTCGACTATGCCATCTTCCACGGACACGAAAGCGAAAAAGAAATCTGCGAACGCATCTTGCACTTCTTCCAGAACTGCACGCCGTACCTCTCCGACTACTCCGTCGACGGAGGCCCGTATCCACACCAAGGCAGAAACGCGACGCCAGGGCTTATCGCCATGAACGCAGCCGCCACGCAAGTGCTCCCGTTCGATGACCCACGCATTACGCCGTTTGTCAGACGTCTTGCAGCGCTCTCCGTGCCCTATCGTTTTTGGCGTTACTATGACGGGATGTTGTACTTAATCGGATTACTCGCCACCGCGGGAAAAATCACACTCTAA
- a CDS encoding NAD(P)/FAD-dependent oxidoreductase encodes MADILILGHGPAGVSAALYGLRAGLEVQLVGKDVGALAKAHKIENYFGLEKPLTGAELAEVGKKQALALGAQIVDDEVTDLMFDGFGFVATGLNGTYRGKVCVMATGSARKKTPLPGMAEMEGHGVSYCAVCDAFFYRKKDVAVLGSGEYALHEATELLSVVNSVTLLTNGAELTAKFPESVKIETRKITGLKGAGQFEGVKFDDGLEANFDGMFVAMGSANATDLALKAGAAFDAGKLVLDKDFQTTVPGLFAAGDCTGGTLQVAVAVGEGAIAGLAAIKYLREHRE; translated from the coding sequence ATGGCTGATATATTGATTTTGGGGCATGGACCGGCCGGTGTCTCGGCTGCCCTTTATGGTCTTCGTGCTGGACTTGAGGTTCAGCTTGTGGGTAAGGATGTAGGTGCGCTTGCAAAGGCCCACAAAATTGAAAATTATTTTGGTCTTGAAAAACCGCTCACGGGAGCTGAACTTGCCGAAGTCGGTAAGAAACAGGCGCTTGCTCTTGGCGCGCAAATCGTAGATGATGAGGTGACGGACCTCATGTTTGACGGTTTTGGTTTTGTGGCGACGGGCTTGAACGGAACGTATCGCGGAAAGGTTTGCGTGATGGCGACGGGCTCTGCCCGCAAGAAGACCCCGCTCCCAGGAATGGCAGAGATGGAAGGCCACGGCGTGAGTTATTGCGCTGTTTGCGATGCATTCTTTTATCGTAAGAAGGATGTGGCAGTGCTTGGTTCGGGCGAGTATGCATTGCATGAAGCGACTGAACTTTTGTCTGTAGTCAACAGCGTGACGCTTTTGACGAACGGTGCTGAGCTCACAGCGAAATTCCCCGAAAGTGTGAAGATTGAAACCCGCAAGATTACGGGGCTCAAGGGCGCCGGGCAATTTGAAGGCGTGAAGTTTGACGATGGTCTTGAAGCCAATTTTGACGGCATGTTCGTCGCTATGGGTAGTGCGAATGCGACGGATCTGGCTTTGAAAGCTGGCGCTGCGTTCGATGCTGGAAAGCTTGTGCTTGATAAGGATTTCCAGACAACAGTTCCAGGACTCTTTGCTGCAGGCGACTGCACGGGTGGCACGCTCCAGGTGGCTGTAGCCGTTGGCGAAGGCGCTATTGCGGGACTTGCTGCAATTAAGTACCTTAGAGAACATAGAGAGTAA